TGACTACCATTAATATGAGTACACCAAATCGGACAAATGTTTTCTGCGCGTGGTTGTGATACATGGATGTTGGCTGCTGAACTGTTTTTGATGCTGTAAAAGTAAGTGATTTATGTGGTTGATTTACAATTGATTTGTGCTGGAATCCTTGCTGGTGGAGCGTTTTGTGTATTAGGCGTATATATATTAGCGTTAGAAATGTATTATAAATTTTTCTTAAATTAAGAAATGAACAAATCTGAAAAAGAACTGTTCTATTAATTGATATTATCTGTAATCTTGTAATATGTTTATTCTTCGCAGGTTATTACTTATCTGTCTTTTCGTTGGCGGAACCCGTGTTATGGCGCAGTTGTCGCCACCAGACCCTCACTATACCTTTTTTACCGGAAATAATAAGGTGCAGGACAGGAATTTCTACCTTTTTACCCTGATAGAGCAAATGCCTGCCATCCGCAGGCTGCTATTGCAGGATGAAATGCTGGCAAAGGTAGCCAGGGAATTTAGCCATCGCCTGGCAGGCCCGGTGCCGGCGGGGCAGCACGATGCGGAAGACCTGGTGGCGCCGTTCTATTTTTCCAATGAGGAAGTAGCGGGCATCAGCTATCGCCTGAACCATCTGCTGACTACCAACCAGGCCACCATGGCGCCGCTCATTCATGCCATGCGCAACAGTGGCCTTTTTCAGCTATACAGCCGGGAAAGTGATACCACCTTACTGACCATGGCCTGGCAGGATGCCGCCAAAGGCGTTAATTACATTCTCCGGGCATATACCGAAAACAAAGGTTTTAGGTATCCCAATATCGATTCTGCAGCCTGGTATGTTAAATCTCCGGCCTACTACGCCGGCGTAAATGGTATTTTAGATAAGATGCAGACAACCGGCAACCAGGAAGTACTCTTCTTCGAACCTTCCCTGGATCTGGCGCTGGCGCTGCTGACTTATAACAAACACGATGAAGCAGCCAGGTACGAACCGCTGTCCAACATCAACAAAGAACCATATGCACGGCTTAAAAAGCTGAACTGGAAAAAGTATGATTATACCGTCATCCTTATATTAGGTGCCGGCCCGGGAAATAAAGACAATATCAGCGATGCCGGAAAAGCCCGCTGCAAGAGTGGTGCAGCCATGTACCAGAGAGGAATGGCGCCATTTATCGTAGTTTCCGGCGGACATGTACACCCTTTTCTGACGCCTTTTGCAGAGGCCATAGAGATGAAGAAATACCTGGTGGATAGTCTGAAAGTGCCGTCAGACGCCGTGATCGTAGAGCCATATGCACGCCATACCACCACCAATATCCGTAATACCAACAGGATCGTGTTCCGTACTGGTATGCCGGTAGATAAAAGAATTTTATGTGTTTCCGATAACATGCACCTTACTTATATCAGCACCCGGTTGTTTGAGTTACGCTGCCGCCAGGAGCTGGGCTACCTGCCCATGAAAAAGGCGGTTAGTGTCAGCGAAACCAGCATTTCCTACCTGCCGGAACTCAATTCCCTGCAGGCGGATAGCCGCGATCCGCTGGATCCTTGATCGTACTGCCGGTACCAATATTACAAGGCTGTATTCCTGGTGGAATGCAGCTTTTTTTTGCCCGGATTAATTGGTTATTTTCGTATTGCCAGGCACGTTATAACCCAAAATAATTTCCAGATGAAATCTATCATTACGGCTTTCCTACTGATCATCTACCTGCAATTACCTGCACAACAGCAGACACCACGTACCATTTATCCGGGATTGTTTGAAGATATACAGCTGAACCGTATTTATCCGGATGGTAAAACATTTGTTGACATGAAGCCCAAAATGGCGCCGGCAGCCATTATGGAGGCCTGGCTTGCCGCAAAAGACAAACCTGGCTTCAACCTTAAAACCTTTGCCGACAGCTATTTCGAAATGCCCGCTTCCCGCGCAGTGCCTTACCACAGCGATATCAGCGCCGGCATCGAACACCATATAGATACATTGTGGACGGTTTTGCGCCGTGAGCC
This window of the Chitinophaga sp. Cy-1792 genome carries:
- a CDS encoding YdcF family protein; its protein translation is MFILRRLLLICLFVGGTRVMAQLSPPDPHYTFFTGNNKVQDRNFYLFTLIEQMPAIRRLLLQDEMLAKVAREFSHRLAGPVPAGQHDAEDLVAPFYFSNEEVAGISYRLNHLLTTNQATMAPLIHAMRNSGLFQLYSRESDTTLLTMAWQDAAKGVNYILRAYTENKGFRYPNIDSAAWYVKSPAYYAGVNGILDKMQTTGNQEVLFFEPSLDLALALLTYNKHDEAARYEPLSNINKEPYARLKKLNWKKYDYTVILILGAGPGNKDNISDAGKARCKSGAAMYQRGMAPFIVVSGGHVHPFLTPFAEAIEMKKYLVDSLKVPSDAVIVEPYARHTTTNIRNTNRIVFRTGMPVDKRILCVSDNMHLTYISTRLFELRCRQELGYLPMKKAVSVSETSISYLPELNSLQADSRDPLDP